AGGAACTATGCGCATTACGGAGCAAATAGATGCCTTAGAGGTTATGGGTATAGATGCTCGGAGTTATTTAATCACGCCCCGCATAATAGCTGGCACACTTGGCGTTCCTATGCTCACGGTTTTATCCAACATAGCGGGCATAATAGGTGGATGGTTTGTTGCGGTAAAGCTCTTTGGTGTAAATGAGTATCTCTTTTGGGAAAAGATGAAGGATCTGACCGAGCTTTACGATTTTTTGGGAGGGCTATACAAGGCGATCTTTTTTGGATTTATTATATCCTCCGTTAGCTGTTATTTTGGATTTTACACAAAGGGTGGAACAGAGGGTGTGGGCAGAGCTACTACAAACAGCGTGGTAACATCCTCTATGTTAGTGCTCATTTCTGACTACTTCTTGACAGCGGTTATATATTAAAATAAATGTCAAAAGGGGCGGTAGCTCAGTGGGAGAGCGCCTACTTGGCGTGTAGGAGGTCGGGGGTTCAAATCCCCTCCGCTCCACTTAAACCTTACTTTCTCTTTGGCAGAAGGGAAAAGATCAAGAAGTTTCCCTCTTTCTTTGGTTCTCCTTCCAACTGCCCACAGTCTGACAAGCTCTCCACAATCCTATTAACCAACCTATCACCAAGTTCGGGATGAACGTTTTCCCTACCTCTAAATCTTATCCTTACCCTAACCTTATCCCCATCCTCCAAAAATTCCCTCATCTGTTTAAGCTTTACCTTTAGGTCGTGTTCGTCTATCCTTAAAGAAAGGTTGATATCTTTGACATCCATAGAATGTTCTCTTTGCTTTTTCTTTGCTTCCTTTTCTTTTTTCTTCATCTCGTAAAGAAATTTTCCGTAATCTAAAAGCTTACAAACAGGTGGATTAGCATTAGGTGCTACTTCTACCAGATCTAATCCCATTTCTTCTGCTATCCTCAACGCTTCTTGGATGGGCACAATCCCTATCTGCTTACCTTCCTGATCAACTAACCTGACTTCTTTTGCCTTAATTTGTCTGTTTACCCTATATTCCATCGCCACCTCCACTGACTTTTATGTAAATAAAAATTGATGCAATAAGATTTAGAAACAGTATTAAAGTAGAAAGCATAGAAAGTCTCCTAAACTTTGTTCTTTTTTCATCATAATAGGGAACTTTATCTATATCACCCAAAGATCTTTTTAATTTTTTAAGATACAAAGACAGTGCAGTGTTCAGCGCCAAACCAACCATAAGTGAGATAGAATAAATCTTATTATCATCGGATAATAAAAGATAAAACAAAAGCATTAAAAATGCAAGCTTGTAAAAGCGCCAAAGGATCCTTCCATAAAAGCGCCCTGCTATGTTTTTGTTCTCATCGGTCCGTAGTAAGATGGGAGCAACTATAAAGACTATACAAAAAAGTGTGCCTAAGTATATAGAAAGGATTAATTTATCCAGCATACAATACCACTGGTCTAACCTTTTTCCAACTACCTTTTTTCCGCATATGCTTATGTTATAATTTAACACAAGATCGCATGGAATGTATGTAACATCTTTAACTTTAAAAGAACTGAGAGAAGAGGTTAAGAAAATAGGTTGGGAGCCTTACAGGGCAGACCAGATATTAAACTGGATATACAAAAGGTTTGTTTTTGACTTTCAGCAAATGACCAACCTTTCTAAAGAGCAAAGAGCTTTTTTGAAAGATAATTACCTAATTCATAGCTTGGAACTTTTGGATGTATTAGAAGGAGGTGATTCAAAAAAATTTCTTTTCAAAACTAAGGACGCCCATATTATTGAAACTGTGCTAATATACGAGAGAGATCATCTAACGCTGTGCGTCTCGTCCCAGATAGGTTGTGCAATAGGTTGTAGCTTTTGTGCTACTGCAAGGGATGGGCTTATAAGAAACCTAAAGGTGGAGGAAATTATAGACCAATTCTTGCAGGTCCAAAAAATGACAAAAGAAAAAATAAGAAATGTGGTTTTTATGGGCATGGGAGAGCCTTTGGCAAACTACCAAAACGTAAGGAAAGCGGTAGAGATTATGGTAAGTCCTTGGGGGCTTGACCTTTCAAAAAGAAGAATAAGCATTTCTACAAGCGGGCTTATAAACCAATTGAAAGCTATGGCAGAAGATCCTCTTATGAGAGAGTTAAATTTAGCAGTTTCCATAAATGCACCATCTCAAAACCTGAGGGAAAGCCTGATGCCGATCTCAAAGACCAACACTCTGGAAGAGCTTATGGAAGTATTGCATGACTTTCCTTACCCCCCTGACAGAAGAATAATGATAGAGTACGTATTAATAAGGGGCATAAACGACAGTGTGGAACACGCAAGAGAGCTTGCAAAACTCCTAAGGAAAAACAGAAAAAAATTCAAAGTAAATCTTATTCCTTTTAATCCAGATCCTGAATTGCCATACAAAAGACCCTCTATGGAAAGCGTATATGCCTTTCAGAAAGTCCTTTGGGAAGAGGGTATATCTACCTTTATCAGGATAAGTAAAGGAATAAAAGTCTTTGGTGCATGCGGTCAGCTAAGAAGCAAAAGATTTGCTTTGAGGTAATTAAACTATGAGCAAAAGAGGAAAATGGGTTACGGAGTTGATCGTAGTGGTCATGGTGGTGCTTTTGATAAGGACCTTTGTAGCTCAAGCTTACAACATTCCCTCAGGCTCTATGAAACCTACCCTGCTTGTTGGCGACTTCATACTGGTAAATAAACTGGTTTATAGGTTTTCCGAGCCTCAGAG
Above is a genomic segment from Thermocrinis jamiesonii containing:
- the infC gene encoding translation initiation factor IF-3, yielding MEYRVNRQIKAKEVRLVDQEGKQIGIVPIQEALRIAEEMGLDLVEVAPNANPPVCKLLDYGKFLYEMKKKEKEAKKKQREHSMDVKDINLSLRIDEHDLKVKLKQMREFLEDGDKVRVRIRFRGRENVHPELGDRLVNRIVESLSDCGQLEGEPKKEGNFLIFSLLPKRK
- the rlmN gene encoding 23S rRNA (adenine(2503)-C(2))-methyltransferase RlmN, producing MYVTSLTLKELREEVKKIGWEPYRADQILNWIYKRFVFDFQQMTNLSKEQRAFLKDNYLIHSLELLDVLEGGDSKKFLFKTKDAHIIETVLIYERDHLTLCVSSQIGCAIGCSFCATARDGLIRNLKVEEIIDQFLQVQKMTKEKIRNVVFMGMGEPLANYQNVRKAVEIMVSPWGLDLSKRRISISTSGLINQLKAMAEDPLMRELNLAVSINAPSQNLRESLMPISKTNTLEELMEVLHDFPYPPDRRIMIEYVLIRGINDSVEHARELAKLLRKNRKKFKVNLIPFNPDPELPYKRPSMESVYAFQKVLWEEGISTFIRISKGIKVFGACGQLRSKRFALR
- a CDS encoding MlaE family lipid ABC transporter permease subunit is translated as MLKVFEEVGRATLLTLWSVYLLFKSPPRIRHFIKQITYLGAETTPVVFITSLFTGGVIALQTYGTFSRFNAEFLIGAVVALSMGRELAPVLTALMVTARVGSAMTAQIGTMRITEQIDALEVMGIDARSYLITPRIIAGTLGVPMLTVLSNIAGIIGGWFVAVKLFGVNEYLFWEKMKDLTELYDFLGGLYKAIFFGFIISSVSCYFGFYTKGGTEGVGRATTNSVVTSSMLVLISDYFLTAVIY